In one window of Meleagris gallopavo isolate NT-WF06-2002-E0010 breed Aviagen turkey brand Nicholas breeding stock chromosome 4, Turkey_5.1, whole genome shotgun sequence DNA:
- the LOC104910743 gene encoding toll-like receptor 2 type-1 — protein MIYIALAAHLPEEQALRQACLSCDATQSCNCSSMGLDFIPSGLTGKITALNLAHNRIKLIRAHDLQQAVNLRALLLQSNQISSIDEDSFASQGKLELLDLSNNSLARLSPAWFGPLFSLQHLRIQGNSYSDLGESSPFSSLRNLNSLHLGNPQFSVIRQGNFEGITFLSTLKIDGGNLSQYEPGSLKSIRKINHMIISVRRIDVFSAVIRDLLHSAIWLEVREIKLDIENEKLIQNSTLPSTIEKLTFTGASFTDQYISRIAVLLKEITSLRELEAIDCVLDGKGEWDTTEIARSRQSSVETISVTNMTILDFYLFFDLEGIETQVDKLKRLSIASSKVFMVPCRLARYFSSLLYLDFHDNLLVNNRLAETICKGAWPSLQTLNLSKNSLKSLEQAAKYISNLHKLINLDISENNFGEIPDVCGWPENLKYLNLSSTQIPKLTRCIPSTLEVLDVSANNLQDFGLELPLLKELYLTKNHLKTLPEAAAIPNLVAMSISRNNLNSFSKKEFASFKQMELLDASANNFICSCEFLSFIQHEAGITQVLVGWPESYICDSPLAVRGAQVGSVSLSLMECHRSFLVSLICILMFLFILVLVVIGYKYHAVWYMRMTWAWLQAKRKPKRAPTKDICYDAFVSYSENDSNWVENIMVQQLEQACPPFRLCLHKRDFVPGKWIVDNIIDSIEKSHKTLFVLSEHFVQSEWCKYELDFSHFRLFDENNDAAILILLEPIQSQAIPKRFCKLRKIMNTKTYLEWPPDEEQQQMFWENLKAALKS, from the coding sequence ATGATCTACATAGCCTTGGCTGCACACCTCCCTGAAGAACAAGCCCTGAGACAGGCCTGTCTTTCATGTGATGCCACTCAGTCTTGCAACTGCTCTTCCATGGGTTTGGACTTCATTCCCTCGGGGCTCACGGGCAAAATTACGGCGTTAAACCTGGCCCACAACAGGATAAAACTGATCCGGGCACATGAtctgcagcaggctgtgaaCCTgagagccctgctgctgcagtccaACCAAATCAGCTCCATAGACGAGGACTCGTTTGCCTCCCAGGGGAAACTGGAGCTCTTGGACCTGTCAAATAACAGCCTGGCTCGCTTGTCCCCGGCGTGGTTTGGGCCCCTTTTTTCGCTCCAGCACCTCCGCATTCAAGGCAATTCCTACAGCGACCTGGGAGAAAGTTCCCCCTTTTCCAGCCTGAGAAACTTGAACTCCCTCCACCTGGGCAATCCACAGTTCTCCGTCATCAGGCAAGGAAACTTTGAGGGCATTACATTTCTCAGCACGCTGAAGATCGACGGAGGCAATCTCAGTCAGTATGAACCTGGAAGTCTGAAATCGATTAGGAAGATAAATCACATGATCATAAGCGTAAGAAGGATTGATGTATTCTCAGCAGTCATCAGGGACCTTCTGCACTCTGCCATTTGGTTAGAAGTTAGAGAGATCAAATTAgatattgaaaatgaaaaactgattCAGAACTCTACTCTTCCTTCAACGATAGAAAAACTTACATTTACTGGTGCTTCATTCACAGATCAATATATTAGCCGAATAGCAGTGTTATTGAAGGAAATCACATCTTTGAGAGAGTTAGAAGCAATAGATTGTGTGCTTGACGGGAAGGGAGAATGGGATACAACAGAAATTGCAAGAAGTAGGCAAAGTTCTGTTGAAACAATATCAGTAACAAATATGACTAttctggatttttatttgttctttgatCTGGAAGGTATAGAGACACAAGTAGATAAGCTGAAAAGACTCAGCATTGCAAGCTCTAAAGTCTTCATGGTACCGTGCAGACTGGCAAGATATTTTTCATCACTTTTATATCTTGATTTCCATGATAATTTGCTTGTAAATAATCGCTTAGCTGAGACAATCTGTAAAGGTGCGTGGCCTTCATTACAAACTCTAAATCTAAGTAAAAATTCTCTGAAATCCCTAGAACAGGCTGCAAAATATATAAGTAATCTACACAAACTGATTAATCTTGATATTAGTGAAAACAATTTTGGTGAGATTCCAGATGTGTGTGGATGGCCTGAAAACCTGAAATACCTGAATCTCTCCAGCACTCAAATTCCCAAATTAACACGTTGCATTCCCTCAACTCTTGAAGTGCTGGACGTTAGTGCTAACAACCTGCAGGATTTTGGTCTGGAACTGCCACTTCTCAAGGAGCTGTACCTGACAAAAAACCATCTGAAGACCTTGCCCGAAGCTGCAGCCATTCCTAACTTAGTGGCCATGTCGATCAGCAGAAACAATCTCAACAGCTTCTCCAAGAAAGAGTTTGCGTCCTTCAAGCaaatggagctgctggatgctAGCGCCAATAACTTTATTTGCTCCTGCGAATTCCTCTCCTTCATTCAGCATGAGGCAGGGATAACCCAGGTGCTTGTGGGGTGGCCAGAAAGCTACATCTGCGACTCTCCGCTGGCGGTGCGAGGGGCACAGGTTGGGAGCGTGAGTCTGTCGCTGATGGAGTGCCACCGGTCCTTCCTAGTGTCTTTGATCTGCATTCTGATGTTCCTGTTCATCCTCGTCCTGGTGGTCATTGGGTACAAGTACCATGCGGTCTGGTACATGAGAATGACCTGGGCATGGCTCCAAGCCAAGCGGAAGCCCAAGCGAGCCCCCACGAAAGACATCTGCTACGACGCTTTTGTCTCCTACAGTGAGAACGACTCCAACTGGGTGGAAAACATCAtggtgcagcagctggagcaggcgTGTCCACCCTTTAGGCTATGCCTCCATAAGCGGGACTTTGTGCCCGGGAAGTGGATTGTGGACAACATCATCGACTCCATTGAGAAGAGCCACAAGACGCTCTTTGTGCTATCAGAGCACTTTGTGCAGAGCGAGTGGTGCAAGTACGAGCTGGATTTCTCGCACTTTCGCCTCTTTGACGAGAACAACGATGCAGCGATCCTCATCCTGCTGGAGCCCATTCAGAGCCAGGCGATCCCCAAGAGGTTCTGCAAACTGCGGAAGATAATGAACACCAAGACCTACCTGGAGTGGCCTCCTGATGAAGAGCAACAGCAGATGTTTTGGGAGAACTTGAAAGCAGCTCTAAAATCCTAG